A part of Tardiphaga sp. vice304 genomic DNA contains:
- a CDS encoding anaerobic C4-dicarboxylate transporter, whose product MFQFWIQFFLVLGAILIGIRRGSIALGMLGGLGVAVLTIGFHNPPASPPIDVMLIILAVVTASATLQVAGGLDWMVQRTERLLRAHPTRITILAPLCTFFLTMCVGTGHAVYSLLPVIADVSLKTRIRPERPMGVASVASQMGITASPVAAAVTSFMALSAKNNDPATLIQILSITIPAGLIGVLMAALWSMNRGKELDQDPIFQERLKDPEFRASLEQDVTTLGKELPGTAALSVCLFFGGILTVIILALFPVLLPHYNGRMLPLTTVVQIIMMSAGALILFSCNVKSADVGKSSVFNAGMTAVIAIFGIAWMSDCFVTGNQEFLIRNIKEMVQYAPWTFALAMFAVSAFVKSQAAVLVIMMPFGYTLGLSTHQMLAVIPSCYAYFFFCFYPSDLASISMDRTGTTHIGSYLLNHSFMIPGLIGVSVSTVVAYTLSTILF is encoded by the coding sequence ATGTTTCAGTTCTGGATACAGTTCTTTCTGGTGCTCGGGGCCATCCTGATCGGCATCCGCCGCGGCAGCATCGCGTTGGGAATGCTCGGCGGTCTCGGCGTCGCCGTCCTCACCATCGGTTTCCACAATCCGCCGGCCAGCCCGCCGATCGACGTCATGCTCATCATCCTCGCGGTGGTGACCGCCTCCGCTACGCTGCAGGTCGCCGGCGGCCTCGACTGGATGGTTCAGCGCACCGAACGCCTGCTGCGCGCGCATCCGACGCGCATCACCATCCTCGCGCCGCTCTGCACGTTTTTCCTGACCATGTGCGTCGGTACCGGGCACGCGGTCTATTCGCTGCTGCCGGTGATCGCGGACGTCTCGCTGAAGACCAGGATCCGGCCGGAGCGGCCGATGGGCGTCGCTTCGGTCGCGTCGCAGATGGGCATCACCGCCTCGCCGGTCGCCGCAGCGGTCACCAGCTTCATGGCGCTGTCGGCCAAGAACAATGACCCCGCAACCCTGATCCAGATTCTCAGCATCACCATCCCCGCCGGCCTGATCGGCGTGCTGATGGCTGCGCTGTGGAGCATGAACCGCGGCAAGGAACTCGATCAGGACCCGATCTTCCAGGAACGCCTGAAGGATCCCGAATTCCGCGCCTCGCTCGAGCAGGACGTCACCACGCTGGGCAAGGAACTGCCGGGCACGGCGGCGCTGTCGGTGTGTCTGTTCTTCGGCGGCATCCTGACGGTGATCATCCTGGCGCTGTTTCCGGTGCTGTTGCCGCACTATAACGGGAGGATGCTGCCGCTCACCACCGTGGTGCAGATCATCATGATGAGCGCCGGCGCCCTGATCCTGTTCAGCTGCAATGTGAAGTCGGCGGATGTCGGCAAGTCCAGCGTCTTCAATGCCGGCATGACCGCGGTGATCGCGATCTTCGGCATCGCCTGGATGAGCGACTGCTTCGTCACCGGCAACCAGGAATTCCTGATCCGCAACATCAAGGAGATGGTGCAATACGCGCCATGGACCTTCGCGCTGGCGATGTTCGCCGTCTCCGCCTTCGTGAAGAGCCAGGCGGCGGTGCTGGTGATCATGATGCCGTTCGGCTATACGCTCGGCCTGTCAACGCACCAGATGCTCGCCGTGATCCCGTCCTGCTATGCCTATTTCTTCTTCTGCTTCTATCCGTCCGACCTCGCCTCGATCAGCATGGACCGTACCGGCACGACGCATATCGGCTCCTATCTGCTCAACCACAGCTTCATGATTCCGGGCCTGATCGGCGTCTCGGTATCCACCGTGGTGGCCTATACCCTGTCGACGATATTGTTCTGA
- a CDS encoding IS3 family transposase (programmed frameshift), translating into MKQSRFTEERIIAILREHEAGSKTGDVCRKHGISSATFYKWKAKYGGLDVSEARRLKVLTDENAKLKKLLAEAMLDNAMLKDLNSKKLMTPVAKRQAVAHLCSSFEVSQRRACAVIGADRTSVRYRSVRPDDVVIRARLRELANIRRRFGYRRLLLLLRIDGVSINHKKLRRLYAEERLQVRRRGGRKKALGTRAPMTLPQGPNHRWSLDFVSDTLTDSRRFRMLAVVDDFTRECIALVADTSLSGTRVGRELDAVIARRGPPLTIVSDNGTEFTSMAILRWSQQTRIEWHYIAPGKPQQNAFVESFNGRLRDELLNETLFSSLNHAREVLAEWQDDYNTVRPHSAIGNLPPATYAKLHASDMQRDGPHELIWGSAPRPVASPSHTGSNDQRILPIAG; encoded by the exons ATGAAGCAGTCGAGGTTCACGGAAGAGCGGATCATCGCGATCCTGCGGGAGCACGAGGCAGGCTCAAAGACCGGGGACGTTTGTCGCAAGCACGGGATCAGCAGCGCGACGTTCTACAAATGGAAGGCGAAGTATGGTGGGCTCGATGTGTCGGAGGCCCGCCGCCTGAAGGTTCTGACCGACGAGAATGCCAAGCTAAAAAAGCTGCTGGCCGAAGCGATGCTCGACAACGCCATGTTGAAGGATCTCAATTCAAAAAAAT TGATGACGCCCGTCGCGAAGCGACAAGCTGTGGCTCACCTTTGTTCAAGTTTTGAGGTCAGCCAGCGGCGGGCGTGTGCGGTCATCGGAGCGGATCGAACCTCGGTACGCTATCGCAGCGTGCGGCCCGACGATGTTGTCATTCGCGCGAGGTTGCGCGAACTGGCCAATATCAGACGGCGGTTTGGCTACCGTCGCCTGCTCCTACTGTTGCGCATCGATGGCGTTTCGATCAATCACAAGAAGCTGCGGCGTCTGTACGCCGAGGAGCGGCTTCAGGTTCGACGGCGTGGTGGTCGCAAGAAAGCGCTGGGAACAAGGGCTCCGATGACGTTGCCCCAAGGTCCCAACCATCGCTGGTCGCTCGACTTTGTCAGCGACACGCTGACCGACAGCCGGCGCTTCCGCATGCTGGCCGTGGTGGACGACTTCACCCGCGAGTGCATCGCATTGGTTGCCGATACGTCGCTCTCGGGCACAAGGGTCGGCCGAGAGCTCGATGCGGTGATCGCCCGGCGTGGTCCCCCGCTAACGATCGTCAGCGATAACGGTACCGAATTTACCAGCATGGCCATCTTGCGATGGTCACAGCAGACCAGGATCGAATGGCACTACATCGCACCAGGCAAGCCGCAGCAGAACGCATTCGTAGAAAGCTTCAATGGGCGCCTGCGCGACGAACTCCTGAACGAGACGTTGTTCTCGTCCCTCAACCATGCCCGCGAAGTCCTTGCTGAATGGCAGGACGACTACAACACCGTCCGCCCTCACAGCGCGATCGGCAATCTTCCACCGGCTACCTATGCCAAGCTCCACGCGTCCGACATGCAACGGGACGGACCGCATGAGCTGATTTGGGGCTCCGCGCCCCGTCCCGTTGCATCACCGAGCCACACAGGCTCAAATGATCAAAGGATTCTTCCCATCGCTGGATGA